One genomic segment of Gossypium arboreum isolate Shixiya-1 chromosome 3, ASM2569848v2, whole genome shotgun sequence includes these proteins:
- the LOC108487142 gene encoding 40S ribosomal protein S18, protein MSLVANEDFQHILRVLNTNVDGKQKIMFALTSIKGIGRRFANIVCKKADVDMNKRAGELTAQELDNLMTIVANPRQFKIPDWFLNRQKDYKDGKYSQVVSNALDMKLRDDLERLKKIRNHRGLRHYWGLRVRGQHTKTTGRRGKTVGVSKKR, encoded by the exons ATG TCTCTGGTGGCCAACGAAGATTTTCAGCACATTTTGCGTGTCCTGAACACCAACGTTGATGGAAAGCAGAAGATTATGTTTGCTTTGACCTCCATCAAGGGTATCGGAAGGCGTTTCGCCAACATTGTTTGCAAGAAAGCCGATGTAGACATGAACAAGAG GGCTGGTGAACTGACTGCACAGGAATTGGACAATCTCATGACGATTGTGGCGAACCCGAGGCAGTTTAAAATCCCAGATTGGTTTTTGAACAGGCAGAAGGATTACAAGGATGGAAAGTATTCCCAAGTTGTGTCCAATGCTCTCGACATGAAGTTGAGAGATGACTTGGAGCGCTTGAAGAAGATCAG GAACCACCGTGGTCTGAGGCACTACTGGGGCCTTCGTGTACGTGGTCAGCACACCAAGACTACTGGTCGCCGAGGAAAGACTGTTGGTGTGTCTAAGAAGCGTTGA